GCGTCCATGTTGATGAACTCTGTGAGGAAGGGCTCCATGAGGTCGCGAGAGCCCTTCAGGGCCGCTCAGCTCGGTACGCGGCTCGAAACACAGACCGTGTCAATCCATAAAGTTGTGATTATTTGGAAACTGATGCGCTCTTGTACTCTTGAAAGTTTTGAGATGCACTTTGTTTGCATGTGCAGAGTTAAGAATGTGTGGTCCAGCTGTTACCTCGATCTACCTCCAGTTGTCTTCAGtggtcagtttctgaccacagggcCGCTATTGGCTGGATACTGTTGAGTGGCAGACTGCACTGAACTCGGCAGAAGAGAGATTGCTCTCTCATCAGCAGTGGGCATGTGGTCGGGGGACTGACCAGAGATTAACGAGTTCTCAAGATCCTAAATCAGTATAATCCACTACTGGATGGGTGCTCTCTTATTCTAGAGCTGCATAATCTAATTCTAGATGGATGTAATCTGGGTCTATATAACCTCGTTTTTAGATGTGTACTCTCTCAGATGGGGAGTGAACAGCAGCCCTGAGCTGCTCTGGGTCAGGTAGTGGAATATAAACacacttctctccctctccacacagCTGCACGTTCTCTCAGCACATCTGCACCTCTGCAGGctcaaggtaacacacacacacacacacacacacacacacaactgtaatgtTGAAAAACAGTGTAAGGCTGCATAAATGTTTAATTGTTTGATTTAAAAGTGTGATTGGAGCAATTGGCAATTGTTTTAAATCTTGTATATTTGTGCGGTGTTTGTAAATCATGGCTGAAGCGCAGTGCTAAATAACTACAGCACTGGGCTGGAAAACAACACTGCAGGTGTCTCAGAAGCACTGTAGATTGAGGTCGAGGtggtgtgggcgtggcctgtgTGGGCGTGGCATGTGTGTTTACACACTTTGGGTTTATGAACAGCAAAAAGCAAGAAGACTGTTGCCAAGCCTGGAGTGAAGAACATAGTCTTGGTTGATGGGGTCCGCACGCCGTTCCTGCTGTCTGGCACcacgtaagtgtgtgtgtgtgtgtatgtatgtatgtttgtgtgtgtgtacgtgtgtgtgtgtgtgtgtgtatatatatatatatatatatatatatatatatatatatatatatatatatatatatatataaaatcaccCTAAAATAGGTCAGACAATTTGAGTCTATTTGACAGCACTGCTCGGTGTCTGGAGTGTTTGTTGCGTTTCATGGCTGACCATGTGTGTTTTGGTTTATCAGATATGCTGATCTGATGCCCCACGACCTCGCCAGAGCTGCGCTGCAGTAAGTGCCTCTCTGTTGCCTGCACATGCACTcggggtgggcggggcagtgggCGGGGCTGATGGAGCTCTTCTTAGATGTTTCATCTTTCATATTCTATCCACTACTTGCTGTGGGCCAAAATAGCATGATTACTCTATTATTAATCAGTTTTAAGAAATTTCAGCTCCTTGGGTTTGCAAACGAAAAGTTATTAGGTTAAAAGGTTTggacatatttgtgtgtgtgtgttacatcagAGGTCTGCTGAACAGAACTGggatgcccaaggatgctgtAGATTACATCGTCTATGGTACTGTCATTCAGGAAGTGAAGACCAGCAATGTGGCCAGAGAGGTCAGTCTATTCCGCCTACTCTCTGCCCCGCCCACTCTGCCCCACCCATACATTCTGTGCCACATCCACCATTCTGATGTCAAAGTAATACTGAACCCAGATGCCAGCATTCTATATCCACTACCTCTGTTCTAAAAGTGAGTAGATCGTCTCTGCTCTAAGACATCTAAGACATGGCAGATCaatcacatttcacatttacCCTGTTTCCTTGTCATGCTTAATGACATTTACAAGCTGCACACACAGAGCCTGGAAAGATGCAGGAATTGTGGGGAGCAGAGTTGCAGGTGGGGGTGATTCAGTGGGGGAGATTTAGTGGGGGTGATTCTGAAGCTTTGCTCATCTCTGTGTAGGCTGCTCTTGGGGCAGGATTCTCAGATAAGATTCCGGCTCACACGGTCACCATGGCCTGCATCTCGTCCAACCAGGCCATGACCACAGGTAATGCACACAAACTACACTCaccacatacagacagacacaagagggcacacacatggacacgcatactaataataataataacaataactaattgtttttaaatgtttttgtatttgtttgtaatTTTCAACATTTAAGTAGCTTATTTGACATATCAATCAGGGAAAAAAGAATGTAATGGCAATAAAATCCGTCATAAGAGGAAAATATTAGGTAAAATGTCTGAATTCTCTTTCTGAAACACTGTGACACAGGACCATATCACAGACTCATTCTTACATGTCTTATTGCAACTATTACCTTAAGCTGTGTATTtcttcacacacatccacacacacacaccctcattgTGCTGTTTTGTAGCTGTGGGGCTGATTGCTGCTGGTCAGTGTGACGCAGTTGTAGCAGGAGGGGTTGAGTTCATGTCGGACGTCCCGATTCGTCACAGCCGTAAGATGAGGAAGACGATGTTGTCTCTAAATAAGGCAAAGACACTGGGAGCCAGACTGTCCCTGCTGGGATCTATTCGACCTGCTCACTTTTCCCCTGAGGTACTACAGTACCCATAATGCACCTCATGTAAAACACTTCAGAAGGCACTTCTGCTTTCTAACTTCTAGTAATAAAGAAATTTGGTGGATACAATTACAGTTTAGAATAATTGGCACTTTGTTGGCATTTTTCAGAAGAGTCAACACTTTCCTATCTGTTCATTTTTTCTTACCTATCTACATTTTCACCAGATGTATTTCTTGTTAACTAGCTCTCTACACTTTGAAGAACACAAATTGTTAAccgtttttgaaaaaaaattgatCTTAGAGTAGGAAAGTCAATCTATTAGTGCAAGCAAATCAATTAGTCTTCaattatctgtctgtctgtctgtctgtctagctCCCCGCTGTGGCTGAGTTCTCCACAGCAGAAACCATGGGTCACTCTGCAGACCGCTTGGCGGCAGCGTTCGGCGTGTCTCGCCAGGAGCAGGACGAGTTTGCCCTGCGCTCCCACACTCTCGCTAAGCAAGCGCAGGACAAGGGCCTGCTCAGTGACATCGTGAGCTTCAAAGTGCCGGGTGAGTCTCGTgacttcaaaaaaaaaaaaaaaccgcatcGAAGCATCAAAAGGACCATTTCGGAAGAATTGGTTGATCTTTGTTTGCAGAGTCACGAGTCATTTTGTATTGTGAGTCACGAGTCATTTGGATGGCGAGTCACGATTCATGTGTGAGTCATGGCGCGGATGTTTCTGCATTTCACTATGTCAGGAAAGGACATTGTATCCAAGGACAATGGGATTCGGCCGAGCTCCATGGAGCAGATGGCTAAGCTGAAGCCAGCCTTCATCAAACCACACGGAACAGTCACGGCTGCTAACTCCTCATACCTGGTCAGTGACCAATCGGATTCCTGTTCATTTATTGGCCAATGATCATACTTTTCTGAACTTTAAACTCTACTCACGTGCgtgtgcttgcgtgcgtgtACTAGACTGATGGCGCCTCTGCAGTGTTGATAATGTCTGAAGAGAAAGCACTTGCACTGGGTTACAAACCTAAAGCATATCTCAGGTGAGTATCTCCTCACAACCCTCTACATAAAATTACACACACTCTGTTGTACCAGAGGTTTACACCAGGACTGCATCACTACTTGATGACTTACACTACTACAAATGCTCCCTGCCCCGAACTGTAATGCGGCATGTCGCAGCCGGTTGTTTGCGTGCGTGTCCTAAACTTTTGTGAGCTCTTCTTGTTTGTTGTGATTTTTAGAGATTTCGTGTACGTGTCTCAGGACCCTAAAGACCAGCTCCTGTTGGGGTGAGTGACAGACGCTCTGCTCAGGTCCTGGATGCCTCTCCtttcttgtgtttgtgtgaggttttgtttgtttgtttgtttgtttgtttgtttttggcatGTGCAGCATGCAGGGCTGTTAGTCGGGCGGAGAGGGGCTTGGCGTGTGCGTGTTGAAATCCACACGTTACACGTGCTACGCATGTCTGCCACCTGCTCGAGCTGTTTGATTATTCGGTGTTTGCTCTTTACGGCTTTTATTGTGGTCTTTCCCATGGAGGAAAATCTTTTCATGAACATTTATCTTGTGTTCTGCAGTGggggattttatttatttatttagttgttgatttgtttatttttttattggttAGTGGTAGAGATGCAATAAGCCTAAGTAAGTCATGTTTCACTCCTCTTCTGCCATTGgtctgtggggttttttttttgtgtgtccaATTAAATTGAGTGtgtgctttttatttatttattcatttttttgtttttgttccttcGTTATGTGTTCTTGGCTGATGTTACACtaagagacgtgtgtgtgtgtgtgtgtgtatgtttcagGCCAACCTACGCCACACCGAAGGTTCTGGAGAGGAGCGGCCTGAAAATGGCCGACATCGACGTGTTTGAGTTCCATGAGGCGTTCGCTGTAAGTGTTCGTTTTCTCCCAACTCTCACATACAAACTTCATGAAATCAtggctcaacacacacacacacacacacacctgctctgataTGAATTTTTCAGAAATTTGTGATTTCCAGTTTAGGAAGAAGCTCAAGGTTGTCAGGTTGATAAGATTAAGTTAAACATGTGGCTCATCTTAACCTCTGGCTTAAGTTGTCTGGCTGTGAAGGCGTCTGGctgcgtgtatgtatgtaggtGTCAATTTTATGTTTAAAGCTGCAGTGTGTATGGTTCTTTAACTAAACTTGATGTTGCATTACTGAGTCAAGAGGAAAATATATCCACTGAAAGACTATGTCCTGCTGCTGTGAGTCACCCTGTAAAGCATGAAATATTCATTCAAAAGTCCAAGCTGTCGGGTTTGATTTGGCGGGAGATTTTTTGGAACACATCAGATGTCTTTATGTattaacatcacacacacacacaggctcgtTGAAAAGGTCCTACTTGATGGGCTGGTTGCCTTGGTAATGTTAGTGGGGGCGTGGCTCACAGCGCTGATCTGAACAGCACAGAAAGTGAATGGATGGGGAGGGACAACGCTGAATTTGGAGACACTGGGACAACAAACCCAGTCGTCCAGTATGACTTCATCTGTGGTCAAAGCAAAGAAACGCAGAGCCGAGGACAGGCAGCAAGTATGGGACAGAGACCGAGTTCTGGCTGagacaaaaataaacattaGTTGGCCTTTCAGTGCTGGTGGCAGGAGAGATGCTAAGTTGAACAGGTATGTTGGTGGTTTGCTGGCTAACTAACAAAAGCAGCCATCCAGATAATCATTCTGGAATTTAATGTTACCCTTGTAGTGCAGTGTACTCTTGTAATGCAGTGTACTCTTTGCTGTGTAACTAATGTTAGCTGGTTAATTTGCTAGCTTGTTGTTTTTTCTCTTCAGAGTACTTCTGTTATTTGACAAACCAGGGCAGTCATTATTCTGAGATAATTTCCAGAGCTACTGTCTGTCATTATGTAAATAAAGATATACATAATGTGCATTTTTGTCATAAAAAGTAACCACGTTTTTTCTCGTTATCACATTTGCATCTTGGCCTGACTTACGATAACTTTGAAAATGGTTAATGATGGATAAATTGCTAAATTAATCTAACTGATGATACTTGAGGTTTCATAGGGCTACCTAACTTTGACTGTGTGGACAGTTAGCAGCAGACATTGTCAAAACAGTGTATTCCACCAGAAATACTTATTTAAAAATACCAACACATTGTTTAGCAATAACCTTTTAGCAAACAGTACCTTCTCCTAGCTAACCTGCTCAGTCAgttagtcatggcctggcggttagggaactggtcttgtgaccggagggtcgtgggttcgattcccagacaggccatgactgaggtgcccttgagcaaggcacctaaccccaactgctccccgggcgccgggctagggctgcccaccgctctgggcacgtgtgatccacagccccctagtaatcactagtgtgtgtgtgtgtgttctgactgcacagatgggttaaaagcggaggacaaattttgattggggtgtaaaaatcacaattgacaaaatatggcacattttttttacacacacattttcacagTACTCATTAGAACCTACATGGGACAAAAACTTATTACTGAATTTCCCActcgtgggatcaataaagtttgTCATCATCATTAAAAAAAAGTACGAGTTGGTActttttggatatgaatgagttgtttttttttttatacatcaTCTGCATTTGAAGTCTGATCAGGATATGATTACAACAGAAGATAATTAATTTATGTTGTCTGACACTTCCATCACCTGTTGTGTTCTGATCTCATTGTATACTCCTTCAATGTAAACGAAATCATCAAATCTACCACATTTCAAATGATATTCCAGCACGTTTCATGCAGTTGCATATTTCCACCAGAGATGTCGCCAATTCCCCAAACTTACTTAGTGCAGTTTTAATTTGTTGTATACATACAGTGTAATGCTTATTGTCTTTTAGGGCCAGATAAtggctaatctgaaggccatgGACTCTGACTGGTTCGCCAAGACTTACATGGGAAGGACgtctaaggtgtgtgtgtgtgtgtgtgtgtgtgtgtgtgtgtgtgtgtgtgtgagtgtgtgtgtgtgtgtgtctgtgtgtgcgtgcacgtacaTGTTAATATCTTTCAATCCGTGTGTCCCTTGCCCAGGTTGGCTCTCCACCGATGGAGAAGTTTAACATGTGGGGGGGGTCACTGTCTCTCGGACACCCTTTTGGAGCCACTGGATGTCGTCTGGTTACCACGGTAGCACACCGACTACAGAAAGAGGGGGGGCAGTATGGGGTAGTGGCAGCGTGTGCAGCAGGTGGACAGGtgaaaacacacccacacacacacttacacttatATGCTcttgcacactcacacacatccacactccaaacaccccctaagcacacacatacacacacccacataccccTCACAACCAcaaagaccccacacacacccacataccccTCACAACcacaaagaccacacacacacacaccctcccacacaccatacacacaaaaacacacacccaca
The window above is part of the Brachyhypopomus gauderio isolate BG-103 chromosome 9, BGAUD_0.2, whole genome shotgun sequence genome. Proteins encoded here:
- the hadhb gene encoding trifunctional enzyme subunit beta, mitochondrial, producing MASMLMNSVRKGSMRSREPFRAAQLAARSLSTSAPLQAQAKSKKTVAKPGVKNIVLVDGVRTPFLLSGTTYADLMPHDLARAALQGLLNRTGMPKDAVDYIVYGTVIQEVKTSNVAREAALGAGFSDKIPAHTVTMACISSNQAMTTAVGLIAAGQCDAVVAGGVEFMSDVPIRHSRKMRKTMLSLNKAKTLGARLSLLGSIRPAHFSPELPAVAEFSTAETMGHSADRLAAAFGVSRQEQDEFALRSHTLAKQAQDKGLLSDIVSFKVPGKDIVSKDNGIRPSSMEQMAKLKPAFIKPHGTVTAANSSYLTDGASAVLIMSEEKALALGYKPKAYLRDFVYVSQDPKDQLLLGPTYATPKVLERSGLKMADIDVFEFHEAFAGQIMANLKAMDSDWFAKTYMGRTSKVGSPPMEKFNMWGGSLSLGHPFGATGCRLVTTVAHRLQKEGGQYGVVAACAAGGQGHAMVIEAYPQ